From Patulibacter sp. SYSU D01012:
CTTGCCGACGATGTTCGTGAACGTGTGGTGGATGTAGTTGTGGGAGTGCTTCCACGACGCCGCCGTCGAGGCCGTGTCCCAGTCCCACGTCGAGCTGTGGATCTGCGGGTCGTTCATCCAGTCCCACTGGCCGTGCAGGACGTTGTGCCCGATCTCCATGTTCTCGAGGATCTTCGCCACGGACAGGCCCGTCGTCCCGAGCAGCCACGCCGGCGGGTAGCGCGAGGCCATCAGCACGATCCGCGAGAGCGCCGTCAGCCGCCGGTGGAACTCGATGATCGAGCGGATGTAGGTGGCGTCGCGATCGCCGAGGTCGGCGCGCACCTCGTCGTGGATCTTCTGGAACGCCTCGCCGATCTCCTCGATCTGCTCGGGCGTCAGCCGGTGCAGGGGGTTGGACGCCGTCGGGTCGCCGCCGCGCCGCGAGACGCCCGGTCGGGCGTCGTCCTGCGTGTCGGGGATGCTCGACGTGCTGGGTCCGGACTCGGTGCTCATGGGGGGTCTCCTGGTCCTCTACAGCTCGATCTCGACGTGGCCCTCGGGGGCGTTCACGCAGGTGCGGATGGTCTCGCCCTCCTCGCCGTGGACCTCGCCGGAGCGCAGGTCCCGCACGCGGCCGACGCGCAGGCGCCCGACGCACGTGTGGCAGATGCCCATGCGGCAGCCGTAGGGGAGGGTGGCCCCGGCCTCCTCGCCGCCGACGAGGATGGAGACGCCGCTCTCGCACGTCGCCTCCTTGTCCGTCACGCGGAAGCGCACGGTGCCGCCCGAGCCGACCTCGGCGGAGCCGTCGCCGATGATCGGCTGGAAGCGCTCCGTGTGCAGGCGGTCGGCGATGCCCTCGCCCTCCCAGTGCTCGACGAACGCGTCGATCATCTCGCGGGGGCCCGACATGAACGTCTCGCGCTCGCGCCAGTCGGGGACGAGGTCGTCCAGGTGCGTCGTCTTCAGGCGCCCGTCCTGCGCGCTGAGCTGTTCGTGCAGCCGGTAGCCCTCGTGCCGCTCGGCCAGGTCGCGCAGCATCCCGCCGAAGATGAAGCCCTCGGCGGTGCGGGTGCCGTGCAGGTGGACGACGTCCTGCAGCGCGTCCCGCCGCTCGAGCTCGCGCAGCATGGAGAAGATCGGCGTGATGCCGCTGCCCGCGCTGATCATGAGCGCCTTCGGCGGCAGGGGCTGCGGCAGCGCGAACTCGCCCTCGACGGCGCCGAGGAAGACGATCGTCCCCGGCGGGCAGTCGCGGGTGAAGAACGGCGACATCTTGCCCTCCTCCACCTCCTTGACCGTGACGGCGACGAGGCCCTCGGGGTGCTCGGGATCCGAGGTGATCGAGTAGGCCCGCCAGTGGCGGATGCCGTCGATCTCGGCGCCGATTCGCAGGTACTGCCCGGGCCGGTGTCCCGGCCAGCCGTGCGTGGGGCGGACGACGAGGGTGACCGCCTCGTCCGTCTCGCGCCGCGCCCGGACGACGGTGCCGGTCGCCTCG
This genomic window contains:
- a CDS encoding ferredoxin reductase, whose protein sequence is MVEKAAAPRIPAVRRALLRAARALTTPLLPDDYIALLDPRWSTREATGTVVRARRETDEAVTLVVRPTHGWPGHRPGQYLRIGAEIDGIRHWRAYSITSDPEHPEGLVAVTVKEVEEGKMSPFFTRDCPPGTIVFLGAVEGEFALPQPLPPKALMISAGSGITPIFSMLRELERRDALQDVVHLHGTRTAEGFIFGGMLRDLAERHEGYRLHEQLSAQDGRLKTTHLDDLVPDWRERETFMSGPREMIDAFVEHWEGEGIADRLHTERFQPIIGDGSAEVGSGGTVRFRVTDKEATCESGVSILVGGEEAGATLPYGCRMGICHTCVGRLRVGRVRDLRSGEVHGEEGETIRTCVNAPEGHVEIEL